A section of the Rhodospirillales bacterium RIFCSPLOWO2_02_FULL_58_16 genome encodes:
- a CDS encoding DNA sulfur modification protein DndD, with amino-acid sequence MIFHRIVLNNILSYKGEKTFDLVQSKPDKRRLVLVLGRNGFGKTSLLNAIKLLFLGSDDKGLRGGMTRGTYVLGDEDSRWSGIMNSQARREDETTCSVRIEIGPPEKVEFIAQRSWNLEGDSFGLENETLEVEVDGRTFAGEAAETRLDEILPRELVPFFFFDGEEIRHLAEASDIHRADAMERLLSLSFINGVEGELDGLIKAWRREELPEEVQAKIAAKEGDLETHEKLIEAINKKATSLISQRDELKETAESIYHKMDSLRKSGSLFDTASLDRQISELESELQREQDRLAYALAADAPLLANPGLVRACLDPLRSLVDQKSKAAESTLTTLYEVLPSRLFDEPPQPRTNLSDDQKRFFQNKLKSILDTFGLHDEDTDSIIEGLDLIRSRSLLDQFLGINNSIKAIREERARQLKEISRKKMQLEDKRAERRESQYGSSEAAGQYKQLETESADVHQQIGKLEAEISGKNEHRQLKTDEIQDIEKHIKELERQVCDAGKAGKRLSIAIGLKKSFEEYRRQRREAKRKKIEETINTHFKCLMSGHRLIDEIKVDNDFYLTFFDRSGNQIGHSTISHGMRQLAVTAMLWALKDVSGKSLPIIVDTPLARIDRENQENLLLNYYPNAAEQVLILATDSEIDKRKFELIISQVDRVYRLDNPDGQTTSPVQISGTDYQSISWEAVING; translated from the coding sequence GATGATAAAGGGTTACGTGGAGGAATGACGCGGGGCACGTATGTGCTTGGCGATGAAGATTCCCGGTGGTCAGGTATTATGAACAGTCAAGCGCGCAGAGAGGACGAAACGACTTGTTCTGTTCGCATAGAAATTGGTCCGCCGGAAAAAGTTGAGTTTATTGCTCAACGCAGTTGGAACCTGGAAGGAGACAGTTTCGGCCTTGAGAATGAAACTCTTGAGGTAGAAGTTGATGGACGAACTTTCGCAGGTGAGGCAGCAGAAACACGTCTAGATGAAATTTTGCCGAGAGAACTTGTGCCATTTTTTTTCTTTGATGGAGAAGAGATAAGGCACCTTGCGGAGGCATCCGATATCCATCGGGCTGATGCAATGGAGAGACTGCTTAGCCTTAGTTTTATCAATGGCGTTGAGGGAGAACTTGATGGTCTGATTAAAGCATGGCGCAGAGAGGAATTGCCTGAAGAAGTTCAGGCGAAGATTGCCGCTAAAGAGGGAGATCTTGAGACCCATGAAAAACTTATAGAGGCCATAAACAAAAAGGCCACCAGCCTTATATCGCAAAGGGATGAATTGAAGGAGACAGCCGAATCTATTTATCACAAAATGGACTCACTACGGAAAAGTGGTAGCCTTTTTGATACAGCAAGCTTGGACCGGCAAATTTCGGAGCTGGAATCTGAACTCCAGCGAGAACAAGACCGTTTGGCATATGCGCTTGCGGCAGATGCACCTCTGCTGGCAAACCCCGGCCTTGTTCGGGCTTGTTTGGATCCCCTACGTTCCTTAGTTGATCAAAAAAGCAAAGCTGCTGAATCAACCCTTACAACTTTATATGAGGTGCTTCCAAGCCGTCTTTTTGACGAACCTCCACAGCCACGTACAAACCTGTCAGATGATCAAAAGCGTTTTTTCCAAAACAAGCTCAAGAGTATTCTGGATACGTTTGGGTTACATGATGAGGATACTGACAGCATCATTGAAGGCCTAGATTTGATTCGATCCCGCAGCCTCCTTGATCAGTTTTTGGGGATTAACAACAGCATTAAAGCAATTAGGGAAGAACGAGCACGTCAACTAAAGGAAATTAGCCGTAAAAAGATGCAGCTAGAGGACAAGAGAGCAGAGCGGAGGGAATCTCAGTATGGCTCATCGGAAGCTGCTGGACAGTATAAGCAGCTAGAGACAGAATCTGCGGACGTTCATCAGCAAATTGGGAAATTGGAAGCGGAAATATCCGGCAAGAACGAACATCGTCAACTGAAGACTGATGAAATTCAGGATATTGAGAAACATATCAAGGAGCTTGAACGCCAAGTTTGTGACGCAGGGAAAGCAGGTAAACGGCTGAGCATTGCAATTGGATTGAAGAAATCATTTGAGGAATATCGCCGCCAAAGGCGTGAAGCGAAACGTAAAAAAATCGAAGAAACAATCAATACTCATTTCAAATGTCTTATGTCAGGCCACCGATTAATTGATGAGATCAAAGTAGACAATGATTTTTATCTGACGTTTTTTGATCGTTCCGGAAATCAAATTGGACACTCAACTATTTCCCATGGAATGCGCCAGCTTGCTGTTACGGCAATGCTATGGGCTTTAAAGGATGTATCAGGGAAATCTCTGCCTATCATTGTCGATACGCCATTAGCCCGGATTGATCGTGAGAACCAAGAAAACCTATTGTTAAATTATTATCCAAACGCTGCTGAGCAAGTGCTTATTTTGGCAACGGATTCCGAGATTGATAAACGCAAGTTCGAATTAATAATTTCTCAAGTTGATCGAGTTTACAGGCTTGATAATCCGGATGGACAAACCACATCTCCGGTTCAAATTAGCGGCACGGATTATCAAAGCATTAGTTGGGAGGCCGTGATCAATGGCTAA